A single Thunnus thynnus chromosome 6, fThuThy2.1, whole genome shotgun sequence DNA region contains:
- the slc25a33 gene encoding solute carrier family 25 member 33, giving the protein MAQKDTLLHLFAGGCSGTVGAIMTCPLEVLKTRLQSSGLTLRPVFQVQLGTLSGTGVIRPGTVTPGLLQVLRSILEKEGPRSLFRGLGPNLVGVAPSRAIYFAAYSKSKEIFNGLFVPNSGVVHMSSAGVAAFVTNSLMNPIWMVKTRMQLERKARGEKKMNALQCARYVYRTEGIRGFYRGLTASYAGISETMICFLIYETLKKNLAKSQFTSPNSEKEKGASDFLRLMMAAAFSKGCASCIAYPHEVIRTRLREEGSKYKYFFQTGRLIAVEEGYAAFYRGLIPQLIRQIPNTAIVLSTYELIVHLLGDSK; this is encoded by the exons ATGGCACAGAAAGATACGCTGCTACATCTCTTCGCTGGAGG ATGTAGTGGTACGGTGGGAGCCATCATGACCTGCCCCCTGGAGGTGTTGAAGACACGGTTGCAGTCCTCTGGCCTCACCCTCCGGCCTGTCTTCCAGGTCCAGCTAGGCACCCTGAGCGGCACCGGTGTCATCCGACCGGGGACTGTTACACCTGGGCTGCTGCAGGTCCTGAG ATCAATTCTAGAAAAAGAGGGACCAAGATCACTCTTCCGTGGTCTGGGGCCAAACCTTGTTGGTGTGGCTCCCTCAAG aGCCATTTACTTTGCTGCCTACTCGAAATCTAAAGAGATATTCAATGGGCTGTTCGTTCCTAATAGTGGAGTGGTGCACATGTCCTCTGCTGGTGTTGCAG CTTTCGTCACTAATTCTCTGATGAACCCCATCTGGATGGTCAAGACCAGGATGCAGCTGGAGAGAAA AgccagaggagaaaagaagatgaACGCACTGCAGTGCGCCCGCTATGTTTACAGAACGGAAGGGATCCGGGGCTTCTACCGAGGCCTTACCGCATCCTACGCCGGCATCTCGGAGACCATGATCTGCTTCCTCATCTACGAGACACTGAAGAAAAACCTCGCCAAGAGCCAGTTCACCTCTCCGAACAgtgaaaaggagaaaggagCATCGGACTTCCTGCGTCTGATGATGGCAGCTGCTTTTTCAAAGGGTTGTGCATCCTGCATAGCCTACCCACATG AGGTCATCCGGACAAGGCTGCGCGAGGAAGGCAGCAAGTACAAGTATTTCTTCCAGACAGGGAGGTTAATAGCAGTGGAGGAAGGCTACGCAGCTTTTTATAGAGGACTCATTCCACAGCTAATTAGACAAATCCCTAACACAGCCATCGTCCTCTCTACGTATGAACTCATTGTCCATCTGCTGGGAGACTCCAAGTGA
- the LOC137185260 gene encoding glycine N-acyltransferase-like protein 2, whose translation MDSLDTQIMESSLTISWKLLQLPISTLDESHAELVDRHLAYGGSQESLIHVRACIRHLPNHCVTDEKGRPVSWMLSDELCELRMAYTLPEYRRTGHLLALSLALMRRMSSAGLPVYCHVNRQNQTTINSVTALGFLACPSMEKMSVLLICKDKV comes from the exons ATGGACAGTCTTGACACGCAGATAATGGAGTCCAGTCTAACCATCAGCTG GAAGCTGTTACAGCTGCCAATTTCCACTCTGGATGAGTCCCATGCTGAGCTCGTGGACAGACACTTGGCTTACGGAGGAAGCCAGGAGAGCCTCATCCACGTGAGAGCCTGTATCCGCCATCTGCCAAACCACTGTGTGACGGATGAGAAGGGCCGGCCCGTGTCCTGGATGCTGTCTGACGAGCTGTGTGAGCTGAGGATGGCTTACACCCTCCCGGAGTACAGACGGACCGGTCACCTCCTGGCTCTATCGCTGGCTCTGATGCGCAGGATGAGCTCCGCGGGTCTGCCCGTCTACTGTCACGTCAACCGTCAGAACCAGACCACCATCAACTCTGTGACCGCACTCGGCTTCCTTGCTTGTCCCAGTATGGAGAAGATGTCAGTGCTGCTCATATGCAAGGACAAAGTCTGA
- the spsb1 gene encoding SPRY domain-containing SOCS box protein 1 codes for MGQKVPGGIKTIDMRDPAFSPLKLELQALSHTKPSRLDLLLDMPPASLDVQVQHSWNNDDRSLNIFVKDDNKLVFHRHPVAQSTDAIRGRVGYTRGLHVWEISWAMRQRGTHAVVGVATSDAPLHSVGYTALVGSNAESWGWDLCRSKLYHDGKNHTGKTYPAFLEPDDTFIIPDSLLVVLDMDEGTLGYIVDGHYLGVAFRGLKGRKLYPVVSAVWGHCEIRIRYINGLDPEPLSLMDLCRRSVRVALGRDRLSEIHRLPLPASLKNYLLYQ; via the exons ATGGGGCAAAAGGTCCCAGGTGGCATTAAAACCATTGATATGCGGGATCCGGCGTTCAGCCCCCTGAAGCTGGAGCTACAGGCCCTGAGTCACACCAAGCCGTCTCGGCTGGATCTGCTGCTGGACATGCCACCCGCCAGCCTGGACGTGCAGGTCCAGCACTCGTGGAACAACGACGACCGCTCCCTCAACATCTTCGTCAAGGACGACAACAAGCTGGTGTTTCACAGGCACCCCGTGGCGCAGAGCACGGACGCCATCCGGGGCCGTGTTGGCTACACACGGGGACTGCATGTGTGGGAAATCAGCTGGGCCATGCGTCAGAGGGGTACGCACGCTGTGGTCGGAGTGGCCACAAGCGATGCCCCGCTACATTCAGTGGGCTACACAGCATTGGTAGGAAGCAACGCCGAGTCCTGGGGTTGGGACCTGTGCAGGAGTAAACTCTACCACGATGGCAAGAACCACACAGGAAAAACCTACCCGGCCTTCCTCGAGCCAGATGACACCTTCATAATCCCAGACTCCCTCTTAGTAGTCTTGGACATGGACGAGGGGACTCTGGGTTACATAGTGGATGGACATTATCTAGGAGTGGCGTTTAGAGGACTTAAGGGCAGGAAGCTATACCCGGTGGTGAGCGCCGTGTGGGGACACTGTGAAATACGAATCCGGTACATAAATGGACTCGATC CTGAACCCCTCTCTCTGATGGACCTGTGTAGGCGTTCGGTGAGAGTGGCGTTAGGAAGAGACCGTCTGAGTGAAATCCATAGACTGCCCCTGCCGGCTTCTCTCAAGAACTACCTGCTCTACCAATGA